The Malus domestica chromosome 06, GDT2T_hap1 genome has a segment encoding these proteins:
- the LOC103430595 gene encoding respiratory burst oxidase homolog protein A-like produces MRAVPRHERRWASDSVPMRSTVSTGSSSPAMTDDSNSGDQEFVEVTLDLQDDNTIVLRSVEPATVIHIDELATAGNETPTSALASASQSPSTIRRSSSNNRIRQFSQELKAEAVAKAKQFSQELKAELRRFSWNQSHGSRVLSASTSQNASVGGGGGGAFDSALAARALRRQRAQLDRTRSGAQKALRGLRFISNCKSSKTNGVDAWNEVEANFNKLAKDGHLHRAHFGQCIGMRDSKEFALELFDALGRRRRMKVEKISKDELYEFWSQISDQSFDSRLQIFFDMVDKNDDGRITEEEVKEIIMLSASANKLSRLKEQAEEYAALIMEELDPERLGYIELWQLETLLLQKDTYLNYSQALSYTSQALSQNLQGLRSRSPIRRMSTKLLYYLQENWKRIWVLTLWVSIMITLFTWKFIQYKRKSAFQIMGYCLLTAKGAGETLKFNMALVLLPVCRNTITWLRSTRLGFFVPFDDNINFHKTIAAAIVVGVILHAGNHLACDFPRLIKVPESDYEKYLHHDFGKHKPTYLDLVKGAEGVTGIIMVICMIIAFTLATRWFRRSLIKLPKPFNRLTGFNAFWYSHHLFVIVYILLIIHGVFLYLVHIWYLKTTWMYLCVPVLLYAGERILRIFRSGSYIVRLLKVAIYPGNVLTLQMSKPQQFKYKSGQYMFVQCPAVSPFEWHPFSITSAPGDDYLSVHIRQLGDWTQELKRVFSEACEPPLAGKSGLLRADETTKTSLPKLLIDGPYGAPAQDYRKYDVLLLVGLGIGATPFISILKDLLNNIVKMEEQADSVSDFSRTSDLSSGSIGSPNHNKVYPKRKKPLKTTNAYFYWVTREQGSFDWFKGVMNEVAELDQRGVIEMHNYLTSVYEEGDARSTLITMVQALNHAKNGVDIVSGTRVRTHFARPNWKKVFSKTSSKHCNARIGVFYCGAPVLAKELSQLCYEFNQKGSTKFEFHKEHF; encoded by the exons ATGAGGGCTGTTCCGAGGCACGAGCGCCGATGGGCCTCGGACTCCGTCCCCATGAGATCGACGGTCAGCACCGGATCATCATCTCCGGCAATGACCGATGACTCCAACTCTGGGGATCAGGAGTTCGTCGAGGTAACTCTCGACTTACAAGATGACAACACGATTGTCCTCCGCAGCGTCGAGCCTGCCACCGTCATTCACATCGACGAACTCGCCACTGCTGGAAATGAAACTCCGACGTCGGCGTTGGCTTCGGCTTCTCAGTCGCCATCCACGATACGGCGAAGCTCGTCCAACAATCGGATACGGCAGTTTTCTCAGGAGCTCAAAGCCGAGGCCGTAGCGAAAGCGAAGCAATTTTCTCAAGAGCTCAAAGCCGAGCTGAGGAGGTTTTCGTGGAACCAAAGCCACGGCTCGAGAGTTCTCTCTGCTTCGACTTCTCAAAATGCATCGGTCGGTGGTGGCGGAGGCGGTGCGTTTGACTCGGCGCTGGCCGCTCGCGCTCTCAGGCGGCAGCGAGCGCAGCTTGATCGCACTCGCTCCGGCGCTCAGAAAGCGCTTCGGGGGTTAAGGTTCATCAGTAACTGCAAGAGTTCGAAGACCAATGGCGTCGATGCTTGGAACGAAGTGGAGGCCAATTTCAACAAGCTCGCCAAGGACGGTCACCTCCATCGCGCCCATTTCGGTCAATGCATCG gAATGAGAGATTCCAAGGAATTTGCGTTGGAGTTGTTCGATGCGTTGGGTCGTAGACGACGAATGAAGGTTGAGAAAATCAGCAAGGACGAGCTCTATGAGTTTTGGTCCCAAATTTCCGATCAAAGTTTCGATTCCAGACTCCAGATCTTCTTCGACAT GGTGGACAAGAACGATGATGGTCGAATTACAGAAGAAGAAGTTAAAGAG ATCATCATGTTGAGTGcttctgcaaacaagctatcaAGAttgaaggaacaagcagaggaATATGCAGCTCTGATCATGGAAGAGTTGGATCCTGAAAGACTTGGCTACATCGAG TTATGGCAATTGGAGACGCTTCTACTACAAAAAGACACGTACTTAAACTACAGCCAAGCACTCAGTTACACGAGCCAAGCATTGAGCCAGAACCTCCAAGGGCTGAGAAGTAGGAGTCCAATACGCAGAATGAGCACCAAATTACTCTATTACTTGCAGGAAAACTGGAAGAGAATCTGGGTTTTGACATTGTGGGTTAGCATTATGATTACGCTCTTCACATGGAAATTCATCCAGTACAAGAGGAAAAGTGCTTTTCAGATAATGGGTTATTGCCTTCTCACGGCCAAAGGTGCTGGCGAGACCTTGAAATTCAACATGGCTCTTGTGCTGTTGCCTGTTTGTAGAAACACCATCACTTGGCTCAGGTCCACCAGGCTTGGCTTCTTTGTGCCTTTTGACGACAACATCAACTTCCACAAG ACAATTGCTGCAGCCATCGTAGTTGGTGTCATTCTCCATGCTGGGAACCATCTTGCTTGTGATTTTCCGAGGCTTATAAAGGTTCCCGAATCAGACTACGAGAAATATTTGCATCATGACTTTGGAAAGCATAAACCCACCTACCTAGATTTGGTTAAAGGGGCAGAGGGGGTGACTGGAATTATAATGGTGATATGCATGATTATTGCTTTCACACTCGCTACACGGTGGTTCAGGCGGAGCCTCATTAAGCTTCCCAAGCCCTTCAATAGGCTCACCGGCTTCAATGCTTTCTGGTATTCACATCACTTATTTGTTATTGTCTACATCTTGCTCATTATCCATGGCGTTTTCCTCTATCTCGTGCACATATGGTACCTAAAGACG ACTTGGATGTATCTTTGTGTTCCTGTTTTACTATATGCTGGAGAAAGGATCTTGAGAATCTTTCGGTCCGGCTCATATATTGTCCGTCTTCTGAAG GTTGCTATTTATCCTGGAAACGTTCTCACATTGCAAATGTCTAAGCCACAACAGTTTAAGTACAAGAGTGGTCAGTACATGTTTGTACAGTGCCCAGCAGTTTCTCCGTTTGAGTG GCATCCATTTTCGATTACATCTGCTCCAGGTGATGACTATCTTAGCGTTCACATTCGTCAGCTTGGTGACTGGACACAAGAGCTTAAGAGAGTCTTCTCAGAAGCTTGCGAGCCTCCCTTAGCTGGGAAGAGTGGCCTTCTAAGGGCTGATGAGACAACCAAGACAAG TTTGCCCAAGCTTTTAATAGATGGGCCTTACGGTGCCCCAGCACAAGACTACCGGAAATATGATGTCCTTCTGCTTGTTGGTCTTGGAATCGGTGCAACGCCATTCATCAGTATTTTGAAAGATTTGCTCAACAATATTGTCAAGATGGAAGAGCAGGCA GATTCCGTTTCAGATTTCAGTCGAACATCAGACCTAAGTTCTGGAAGTATAGGTTCTCCCAATCACAACAAGGTTTATCCGAAACGAAAAAAGCCTCTGAAGACCACCAATGCCTACTTTTATTGGGTAACGAGGGAGCAAGGGTCATTTGATTGGTTCAAGGGAGTGATGAATGAAGTTGCAGAGCTTGATCAAAGG gGTGTCATTGAGATGCACAACTACTTGACTAGTGTGTACGAGGAAGGCGATGCTCGATCAACACTTATCACCATGGTTCAAGCTCTCAACCATGCTAAGAATGGGGTGGATATTGTGTCTGGCACAAGG GTGCGGACCCATTTTGCAAGGCCTAATTGGAAGAAAGTTTTCTCAAAAACTTCCTCCAAACACTGTAATGCAAGGATAG GGGTATTCTATTGTGGAGCACCAGTTTTGGCCAAAGAACTCAGCCAGCTTTGCTATGAGTTCAATCAAAAAGGTTCAACCAAGTTCGAATTCCACAAGGAACACTTTTAG